A stretch of Cyanobacterium sp. HL-69 DNA encodes these proteins:
- the pntA gene encoding NAD(P) transhydrogenase alpha subunit PntA: MTATLIDDQEVDAKKTSLKIAILREIYPNECRVSATPDTVQKLQKLGFEVLVETGAGERANFDDRLYTSAGCKIVENREKLWQEGNIILKVRPPEPEEIELLTEDKTLISFIYPAQNPDLLAQLAEKKATVFAMDAVPRISRAQKLDALSSMANIAGYRAVIEAANNFGRFFTGQITAAGKVPPAKVLVIGAGVAGLAAIGAAKSLGAIVRAFDTRLVVKEQIESLGGEFLELEFAEDGSGEGGYAKTMSKEFIDAEMALFAEQAEEVDIIITTALIPGKPAPKLITEEMVKTMRQGSVIVDLAAGQGGNCEVTKPNEIYQYHGVTIVGLTDLPSRMASQSSQLYGTNLWHLLKDMGGNDKFTVNLEDEVIRGALVAHQGDVTFPPPKIAQPSPATPVKSEAKIVTSEDKTSKSGKGGLLWAILAILALVGIGIGAPTSFLSHFTVFILACFVGWQVIWNVAPALHTPLMSVTNAISGIIIIGGMLQISGDISSPTTILGAIAILVGTINICGGFLVTQRMLKMFRRTDNG; this comes from the coding sequence ATGACAGCAACATTAATAGATGATCAAGAAGTTGATGCGAAAAAAACATCTTTAAAAATAGCAATTCTCAGAGAAATTTATCCGAATGAATGTCGAGTTTCTGCCACCCCCGACACCGTCCAAAAATTGCAAAAACTCGGTTTTGAAGTGTTAGTAGAAACAGGGGCAGGGGAAAGAGCAAATTTTGACGATCGCCTTTATACCTCCGCAGGATGTAAAATAGTTGAAAATAGAGAAAAATTGTGGCAAGAAGGAAACATAATTCTCAAAGTACGTCCTCCCGAACCAGAAGAAATAGAATTATTAACAGAAGATAAAACCCTTATCAGCTTTATATATCCGGCTCAAAATCCTGACTTATTGGCACAACTAGCCGAAAAAAAAGCCACGGTATTCGCCATGGATGCAGTGCCTCGTATTAGTAGGGCTCAAAAATTAGACGCTCTTTCTAGTATGGCAAACATCGCTGGTTATCGTGCCGTCATCGAAGCCGCTAACAATTTTGGTAGATTTTTCACTGGGCAAATTACCGCCGCAGGAAAAGTCCCCCCCGCCAAAGTCTTGGTAATTGGGGCAGGGGTAGCAGGATTAGCCGCCATTGGGGCTGCCAAAAGCCTTGGGGCGATAGTTAGGGCTTTTGATACTCGTTTAGTGGTAAAAGAGCAAATCGAGAGCCTTGGGGGTGAATTTTTAGAATTAGAATTTGCGGAAGATGGCTCTGGGGAAGGGGGTTATGCCAAAACCATGAGCAAAGAATTTATTGATGCCGAAATGGCTTTATTTGCTGAACAAGCGGAGGAAGTAGATATAATTATCACCACTGCCCTTATCCCGGGAAAACCTGCTCCCAAGTTGATTACCGAGGAAATGGTGAAAACCATGCGCCAAGGTTCGGTAATTGTGGATTTGGCAGCCGGGCAGGGGGGAAATTGTGAGGTGACAAAACCTAATGAAATCTATCAATATCATGGGGTAACCATTGTCGGTTTAACGGATTTACCCAGTCGCATGGCGAGTCAATCTAGTCAGTTGTATGGTACTAATTTATGGCATCTGCTTAAGGATATGGGGGGCAATGATAAATTTACCGTCAACCTTGAGGATGAAGTAATTCGAGGTGCGTTAGTTGCCCATCAAGGGGATGTTACTTTTCCACCACCCAAAATTGCTCAACCTTCCCCTGCCACTCCAGTTAAATCTGAGGCAAAAATTGTCACCTCAGAAGATAAAACAAGTAAGTCTGGTAAAGGTGGTTTGTTATGGGCGATTTTAGCAATCTTGGCTTTAGTGGGTATTGGTATCGGGGCGCCAACGTCTTTCCTATCCCATTTCACGGTGTTTATTTTGGCTTGTTTTGTTGGTTGGCAGGTGATTTGGAATGTTGCCCCTGCTTTGCATACTCCTTTGATGAGTGTTACAAATGCCATTAGTGGCATCATTATCATTGGTGGTATGTTACAGATTTCTGGAGATATTTCTT
- the ggtD gene encoding ABC-type glucosylglycerol uptake system permease component GgtD codes for MKRRKKKSKMQKFWEKTPVHITLVIISLIWTLPSIGLLISSFRYQDDLLRTGWWTVFQHPFDFTQYHLGNYITVLTAEGMGDAFLNSLTISIPATIIPIAIACFAAYAFAWMKFPGRQLLFIIVVALLVVPLQMTLIPILNGYRVLGISGSFLGVWLAHTAYGMPLGIYLLRNYIGALPKDLIEAAAVDGASHLKIFTKIIVPLSTPAIASFAVFQFLWVWNDLLVALVYLGGTPDVAPVTIQLSNMIGSRGQDWHILTAGAFISMIIPLLVFFALQKYFVRGLLAGSVKS; via the coding sequence ATGAAAAGAAGAAAGAAAAAAAGTAAAATGCAAAAATTTTGGGAAAAAACTCCCGTTCATATTACCCTTGTAATAATTTCCCTCATTTGGACATTACCTAGTATTGGTTTATTAATTAGCTCTTTTCGCTATCAAGATGACCTATTGAGGACTGGTTGGTGGACAGTATTCCAACATCCCTTCGATTTTACTCAATATCATTTGGGTAACTATATCACCGTATTAACCGCCGAGGGTATGGGAGACGCTTTTTTAAATAGTTTAACTATCTCTATCCCTGCTACTATCATCCCCATTGCGATCGCCTGTTTTGCCGCCTACGCCTTTGCCTGGATGAAATTTCCTGGGCGACAATTACTATTTATCATCGTGGTTGCCCTGTTGGTTGTACCCTTACAAATGACTCTAATTCCTATTCTTAACGGCTATCGAGTGTTGGGAATTTCAGGCTCATTCCTAGGGGTATGGTTAGCCCACACAGCCTATGGAATGCCCTTGGGTATTTATCTTTTACGCAACTATATTGGAGCATTACCCAAAGATTTAATCGAAGCGGCGGCAGTAGATGGTGCATCCCATCTTAAAATCTTTACCAAGATTATTGTACCCCTTTCAACCCCTGCGATCGCTTCTTTTGCCGTATTCCAATTTCTCTGGGTATGGAATGATTTATTAGTCGCCCTTGTCTATCTAGGAGGTACTCCTGATGTCGCCCCCGTTACCATTCAACTAAGCAATATGATAGGTTCTCGTGGTCAAGATTGGCACATTCTCACCGCTGGGGCATTTATCAGTATGATTATTCCTTTACTGGTATTCTTTGCCCTACAAAAATACTTTGTTAGAGGTTTGTTAGCAGGTTCAGTCAAATCGTAA
- the ggtC gene encoding ABC-type glucosylglycerol uptake system permease component GgtC, with translation MLQRLFTVIVAILLGCGGVIAIFYALNYAVNLLPQKWRPPVLPWVYLAPAIFVLGGFLVIPTINTLYLSFFDRRSENFVFLDNYIFSFTDRTMLIAFRNNILWLVLVTGVSVGLGLVLAVLMDKVKYEKWTKALIFLPMAISFVGASVIWRFIYAYRPADEPQIGLLNAIITSLGFEPVGWLVEQSVNNFALIAIMIWLQTGFALVILSAAVKGIPNDVIEAARMDGANEWQIFWKITVPMISSTITVVATTVVILVLKVFDIVFVMTGGNQGTEVIASRMIKETYNYRNIGVGSAIAVILLLAIIPVMVTNIKRFKEQERLR, from the coding sequence ATGTTACAACGATTATTCACTGTTATTGTTGCAATCCTCCTCGGTTGTGGGGGGGTTATTGCCATATTCTATGCCCTTAATTATGCGGTCAATTTACTACCGCAAAAGTGGCGACCGCCCGTACTGCCATGGGTCTATTTAGCCCCTGCTATTTTCGTATTGGGAGGTTTTTTAGTTATACCGACCATCAACACTCTTTACCTCAGTTTTTTCGATAGAAGGTCAGAAAATTTCGTCTTCTTAGATAACTACATCTTTTCCTTTACTGATAGAACAATGTTAATTGCCTTTCGCAATAATATTCTTTGGTTGGTATTGGTAACAGGGGTTAGTGTTGGTTTAGGCTTGGTGTTGGCGGTATTAATGGACAAAGTCAAGTATGAAAAATGGACTAAGGCTTTAATCTTTTTACCCATGGCAATTTCCTTTGTGGGTGCGAGTGTGATTTGGCGTTTTATCTATGCCTATCGTCCTGCTGATGAGCCTCAAATTGGTTTATTGAATGCCATCATTACCTCCCTAGGATTTGAGCCTGTGGGGTGGCTAGTGGAACAAAGTGTTAATAATTTTGCCCTGATTGCCATTATGATTTGGTTACAAACGGGGTTTGCCTTAGTAATCTTATCGGCGGCAGTGAAAGGTATTCCCAATGATGTCATCGAAGCTGCCCGTATGGATGGGGCTAATGAGTGGCAGATTTTTTGGAAAATAACTGTACCAATGATTAGTTCTACTATTACGGTGGTGGCTACTACGGTGGTGATTTTGGTTCTGAAGGTGTTCGACATCGTTTTTGTGATGACCGGGGGCAACCAAGGCACGGAGGTAATCGCTAGTCGGATGATCAAGGAAACCTATAACTATCGAAATATAGGGGTTGGCAGTGCGATCGCCGTTATCCTTTTACTCGCCATTATTCCCGTGATGGTAACGAATATTAAACGATTTAAAGAACAAGAAAGGCTCAGGTAA
- the ggtB gene encoding ABC-type glucosylglycerol uptake system substrate-binding component GgtB: MKISKITQKIIIFLSLICLTVACTINGDDRPPEVRLMGVIIGEQQERLQKALEPFEQETGINVVYEGTDAFATLLPIRVDGGNPPDIAMFPQPGLMRDFAREGELIPLQTFMSLDNLIEAYGEDWVSLGEVDGNVYGLWYRASVKSLVWYPPASFAEHGYSIPETWDEMIALSDQIVAEGKRPWCLGIESGDATGWVGTDWVEDILLRSIGAEKYDQWVDNEIPFNDARVKEAFEKFSEIALHDEYVRGGRVGVLSTPFGDSVNPMFEDPPRCYLHRQANFIASFFPSDVTLGEDVAIFPLPPINPEQGQPILVAGDAFAMFNDTPEARQLMEYLASKVPHEVWASLGGFISPHQEVSLDVYPDELTRQVAEILQSADVVRFDGSDMMPGAVGTGTFWTGMVDYLGGADLEEVLDYIENSFPEI; encoded by the coding sequence ATGAAAATCTCGAAAATAACTCAGAAAATAATCATTTTTCTAAGTTTAATCTGCCTAACCGTTGCCTGTACAATCAACGGAGATGATCGACCCCCAGAGGTACGACTAATGGGAGTAATCATCGGTGAACAACAAGAACGACTACAAAAAGCCCTCGAACCCTTTGAGCAGGAAACAGGTATTAACGTAGTCTATGAAGGTACCGATGCCTTTGCAACCCTCCTTCCCATCCGTGTAGATGGTGGTAATCCCCCTGATATAGCCATGTTTCCCCAACCCGGTTTAATGAGGGACTTTGCCAGAGAAGGAGAATTGATACCCCTTCAAACTTTCATGTCCTTAGATAATTTAATCGAAGCCTATGGGGAAGATTGGGTGAGTTTGGGGGAAGTTGATGGTAATGTATATGGTTTGTGGTATCGTGCTTCGGTGAAAAGTTTGGTATGGTATCCCCCCGCTAGTTTCGCCGAACATGGTTACTCCATCCCCGAAACATGGGATGAAATGATCGCCCTCTCCGATCAAATTGTTGCCGAGGGAAAAAGACCATGGTGTTTAGGTATTGAAAGCGGTGATGCTACAGGCTGGGTTGGCACTGATTGGGTAGAAGACATTTTATTACGCAGTATCGGTGCCGAAAAGTATGATCAATGGGTAGATAACGAAATACCATTTAATGATGCTAGGGTAAAAGAAGCCTTTGAAAAATTCAGCGAAATAGCCCTCCATGATGAGTATGTGAGAGGGGGTAGAGTTGGGGTATTAAGTACCCCCTTTGGTGATTCCGTTAACCCTATGTTTGAAGACCCACCCCGTTGTTATCTTCACCGTCAGGCAAACTTTATCGCTTCCTTTTTCCCTAGTGATGTGACATTAGGGGAAGACGTGGCAATCTTTCCTTTACCCCCCATTAATCCCGAACAGGGGCAACCCATTCTTGTAGCAGGGGATGCTTTTGCCATGTTCAATGATACCCCCGAAGCTAGGCAGTTGATGGAATATTTAGCATCTAAAGTTCCCCATGAGGTGTGGGCGAGTTTAGGGGGTTTTATTAGTCCTCATCAAGAGGTGAGCTTGGATGTCTATCCTGATGAGCTTACCCGTCAGGTGGCGGAGATTTTGCAATCTGCTGATGTGGTGCGTTTTGATGGTTCTGACATGATGCCGGGGGCGGTGGGTACTGGTACTTTTTGGACTGGTATGGTGGACTATCTCGGCGGTGCTGATTTAGAGGAGGTGTTGGACTACATCGAGAATAGTTTTCCAGAGATTTAG
- the ggtA gene encoding ABC-type glucosylglycerol uptake system ATPase component GgtA, which produces MASITFENVSKQFDDFTAVKNLNLSIDDGEFLVFVGPSGCGKTTSLRLLAGLETITSGHLYLDDRIVNKLPPKERNIAMVFQSYALYPHLSVYENMAFSLQLQGKSKSAIQRRVETAADQLGIAHLLERKPKELSGGQRQRVAVGRAIVREPSVFLMDEPLSNLDAKLRVQARTEICKLHAKLQTTFVYVTHDQVEAMTMGTRIAVMNHGILQQIDSPENLYNHPQNVFVAGFIGSPAMNFFRVNLIRKEAQLFLENEDFFLPIPESLTAKYEQFPQKEYIFGIRPESIHDPQYEVADIMPIPVQAEVTLREMMGNEIILYVNTIGGEEFVARVDPRSLLKAGDKVNLTFDMTHIHLFDIETEVNITL; this is translated from the coding sequence ATGGCCAGTATAACTTTTGAAAATGTCAGTAAACAATTTGATGATTTTACTGCGGTTAAAAACTTAAATTTAAGCATCGATGACGGTGAATTTTTGGTCTTTGTGGGTCCTTCTGGGTGTGGGAAAACAACATCCCTGCGCCTTTTGGCAGGGTTAGAAACCATTACATCAGGTCATCTATATTTAGACGATCGCATCGTAAACAAATTACCACCAAAAGAGCGTAACATCGCCATGGTGTTTCAATCCTACGCCCTCTATCCTCACCTGAGTGTATATGAAAACATGGCTTTTAGTCTGCAACTGCAGGGAAAAAGTAAAAGCGCCATTCAAAGAAGGGTAGAAACGGCCGCCGATCAATTAGGGATTGCCCATTTGCTAGAACGTAAGCCCAAAGAGCTTTCTGGCGGACAAAGGCAGAGGGTAGCAGTGGGAAGGGCCATCGTCCGTGAGCCATCGGTATTTTTAATGGATGAACCCCTATCGAACCTTGACGCAAAATTGAGAGTTCAAGCAAGGACAGAAATCTGTAAACTCCATGCAAAACTGCAAACAACCTTTGTTTATGTAACCCACGATCAGGTGGAAGCCATGACCATGGGAACGAGAATTGCGGTGATGAATCATGGTATTCTTCAACAAATTGATAGCCCAGAAAATCTTTATAATCATCCTCAAAATGTATTTGTCGCTGGATTTATTGGTAGTCCAGCAATGAATTTTTTTAGGGTAAATTTGATTAGAAAAGAGGCTCAATTATTTTTAGAAAATGAAGATTTTTTCCTGCCTATTCCCGAGTCTTTAACGGCAAAATATGAGCAGTTTCCCCAAAAAGAATATATTTTTGGAATTCGTCCCGAAAGTATCCACGATCCTCAATATGAAGTGGCCGACATTATGCCCATTCCCGTCCAAGCTGAGGTTACACTAAGGGAAATGATGGGTAATGAAATTATTCTCTATGTCAATACCATAGGCGGTGAAGAATTTGTGGCAAGGGTTGATCCGCGATCGCTCCTAAAAGCAGGAGACAAAGTTAATCTCACTTTTGATATGACTCATATTCATTTATTTGACATCGAAACTGAGGTTAATATTACCCTTTGA
- a CDS encoding Transporter produces MFDLFYPFDWLSTQIVTKLFGLSVDSPLGSSLHFFFYDVPKVLTLLLVISFVVGTLQSFLEAEKVREYLEGKRKLSGNILAAMLGAVTPFCSCSAVPLFIGFLKAGIPLGITFSYLISAPMVDAVAVFLLLALFGLRVTLVYVIFGITLAIIAGYIIGALKLEKWVESFIWDLQKSHENDDSMDDVSHDNDSNMTWGDRTKIGWFQASEIIKSVWLYVVVGIGIGAAIHGYLPTEFISQWIGENNPFAVLLAVIFGVPLYTNVAGVLPIASVLVDKGMPIGTVLAFTMAVTALSLPQMIILRKVLRPKLLGIFIGITTLGIILVGYLFNSFLVV; encoded by the coding sequence ATGTTTGATTTATTTTATCCTTTTGATTGGTTATCAACTCAAATAGTTACTAAATTATTTGGTTTGTCTGTTGATTCTCCCCTTGGTTCTAGCCTTCATTTTTTCTTTTATGATGTTCCTAAAGTATTAACTTTATTATTAGTAATTAGCTTTGTAGTTGGTACTTTACAAAGTTTTTTAGAAGCAGAAAAAGTTAGGGAATATTTAGAAGGAAAAAGAAAGTTAAGTGGTAACATTTTGGCGGCGATGTTGGGGGCTGTTACTCCTTTTTGTTCCTGTTCTGCGGTGCCTTTGTTTATCGGTTTTTTAAAGGCTGGAATTCCTTTGGGCATTACTTTTTCTTATCTAATTTCTGCTCCCATGGTGGATGCGGTGGCGGTATTCTTGTTGTTGGCATTATTTGGTTTAAGGGTAACTTTAGTTTATGTAATTTTTGGAATTACTTTAGCTATTATTGCTGGTTATATTATCGGTGCTTTGAAGTTGGAAAAATGGGTAGAATCTTTCATTTGGGATTTACAAAAGTCCCATGAAAATGATGATTCTATGGATGATGTGAGCCATGATAATGATAGTAACATGACCTGGGGCGATCGCACCAAAATAGGTTGGTTTCAAGCTAGTGAAATCATTAAATCAGTGTGGCTGTATGTAGTGGTGGGTATTGGCATTGGAGCAGCCATTCACGGTTATTTACCCACAGAATTTATTAGCCAATGGATTGGGGAAAATAATCCTTTTGCGGTACTTTTGGCGGTGATATTCGGTGTACCTCTTTATACCAACGTGGCAGGGGTGTTACCCATCGCTTCCGTGTTAGTGGATAAAGGGATGCCCATTGGTACAGTGTTGGCTTTTACCATGGCAGTAACAGCGCTTTCCTTACCTCAAATGATTATTTTAAGGAAAGTTTTACGCCCAAAATTATTAGGTATTTTTATTGGTATAACTACCCTCGGAATCATTTTAGTGGGTTATTTATTCAACAGCTTTTTAGTAGTTTAA
- a CDS encoding Zn-dependent hydrolase has product MFNKITENLAIGSITETEQLQEVKQQGYNTVIDLCSSGEGNQLDSQTITDIGFHHANIPVTPQTLNQDTLNFFMEKLDNLPQPSYIRCASGLRAGVFTLLTLANKENWTEEKYLEEFAKLDLPKKQIIMDFAHNYFQK; this is encoded by the coding sequence ATGTTCAATAAAATTACTGAAAACCTTGCTATTGGTTCGATTACAGAAACTGAACAACTACAAGAAGTAAAACAGCAGGGGTATAACACCGTCATTGATTTATGCTCATCGGGGGAAGGAAATCAATTAGATAGTCAAACAATCACCGACATTGGCTTTCATCATGCAAATATCCCCGTTACCCCTCAAACCTTAAATCAAGATACCCTTAATTTTTTTATGGAAAAATTAGATAATTTACCTCAACCTAGTTATATTCGTTGTGCATCAGGATTAAGGGCAGGAGTTTTTACTCTTTTAACTTTAGCAAATAAAGAGAATTGGACAGAGGAAAAATATTTGGAAGAGTTTGCAAAATTAGACTTACCCAAAAAACAAATCATTATGGATTTTGCCCATAATTACTTTCAAAAATAA
- a CDS encoding transcriptional regulator, with product MLLVGEVCKQLNINSQTIYYYERIGLIPSLQRNQSGYRVFHSEDIEILKFILKVKSLGLTLEEIKQLLELKQGRSLTCQAVYNHLKQKIDTINKKINQLESIKQELIPLLQECQTKIDTTNPNHQCEVL from the coding sequence ATGCTTCTAGTAGGAGAAGTTTGTAAACAATTAAATATTAATAGTCAAACTATTTACTATTATGAGCGTATTGGTTTAATACCTAGTTTACAAAGAAATCAATCAGGTTATCGTGTTTTCCACTCCGAAGATATAGAAATATTAAAGTTTATTCTTAAAGTAAAATCCCTTGGTTTAACCTTAGAAGAAATTAAACAATTATTAGAACTAAAACAAGGGCGATCGCTCACCTGCCAAGCAGTATATAATCATTTAAAACAGAAAATAGACACAATTAACAAAAAGATTAATCAATTAGAGTCCATCAAACAAGAATTAATCCCCTTATTACAGGAATGCCAAACCAAAATTGATACCACTAACCCTAATCATCAGTGTGAAGTCCTGTAA
- the glyS gene encoding glycyl-tRNA synthetase beta subunit GlyS, which translates to MPDFLLEIGTEELPASFVDSAISQWQEKIKNHLKSEYLQPEKINIYGTPRRLAVLIEGIADKQPDREEEIKGPPVSAAYKDGQPTKALEGFTRKQGVSMDEVEVKTTPKGDFIFVNKKFVGQNTPEILQQLIPQWITGLEGRRFMRWADGDLRFPRPIRHLVALWDKDILPLQLPNGNTTMKGDRFSTGHRILHPEEITIENAKDYKTSLEKAFVQVDVNERHESIKKQIQEIAQKVGGKAEIYPDLLAEVTNLVEYPTAILGSFEAEFLQLPPEVITTVMVTHQRYFPIKDEKGALLPYFITIGNGDPQKSDIIATGNAKVIRARLADAQFFYQADCDEHLETYLPQLENVTFQEDLGTMYDKVNRILAISQQISEQLNLDEIQKAEIESTASLCKADLVTQMVYEFPELQGVMGEKYALVSGESAAVAKGIFEHYLPRNADDIMPHTLNGQVVGISDRLDTIVSIIGLGMIPSGSSDPFALRRSANGIINIAWHGNLPINLTQLIEQACNDFLAGHNQESPLQTVTDFFLQRIQTLLQDELNIDYDLVNAVLGEGDEEYKQRALSSVLDVRNRALFLQEIRNNGTLGNIYETVNRSTKLSKKGGLNTTELVPENVVNSILFESNSEEELYKALEKLLPISQKAKANSDYHLLTNALVEIAPTISNFFDGDNSVLVMAEDESVKENRLNLLGLLRNHSRILADFGAIVK; encoded by the coding sequence ATGCCTGATTTTCTCTTAGAAATTGGAACAGAAGAATTACCCGCTAGTTTTGTGGATAGCGCGATCTCACAGTGGCAAGAAAAAATAAAAAATCATTTAAAATCAGAATATCTACAACCCGAAAAAATCAATATATATGGCACTCCTAGACGTTTAGCCGTACTAATAGAGGGCATCGCCGATAAACAACCCGACAGAGAAGAAGAAATAAAAGGTCCCCCTGTTAGTGCCGCCTACAAGGATGGGCAACCCACCAAAGCCCTAGAAGGTTTTACCCGCAAACAAGGGGTAAGTATGGATGAGGTGGAGGTAAAAACTACCCCCAAAGGAGACTTTATCTTTGTTAATAAAAAGTTTGTTGGTCAAAATACTCCAGAAATATTACAACAATTAATCCCTCAGTGGATAACGGGATTAGAGGGAAGAAGATTTATGCGTTGGGCTGATGGGGATTTGCGTTTTCCTCGCCCCATTCGTCATTTAGTGGCACTTTGGGATAAGGATATATTACCCCTCCAATTACCTAACGGTAACACAACCATGAAGGGCGATCGCTTTTCTACTGGACACAGAATTTTACATCCCGAAGAAATAACCATAGAGAATGCCAAAGACTATAAAACATCTTTAGAAAAAGCCTTTGTACAAGTAGATGTCAATGAAAGACATGAATCTATCAAAAAACAAATCCAAGAAATTGCCCAAAAAGTAGGAGGTAAAGCAGAAATTTATCCCGACTTACTCGCCGAGGTAACTAACCTTGTGGAATATCCCACCGCCATTCTAGGTAGTTTTGAGGCGGAATTTTTGCAACTTCCCCCCGAAGTAATCACCACCGTCATGGTGACACACCAACGTTACTTCCCCATCAAAGATGAAAAAGGAGCATTATTACCCTACTTTATCACCATCGGTAATGGAGATCCCCAAAAGTCTGACATCATCGCCACAGGTAACGCCAAAGTAATTAGGGCAAGACTTGCCGATGCTCAATTTTTCTACCAAGCTGATTGTGATGAGCATTTAGAAACTTATTTACCCCAACTTGAAAACGTAACTTTCCAAGAAGATTTAGGCACCATGTATGACAAGGTTAACCGCATCCTTGCCATTAGCCAACAAATTAGCGAACAATTAAACCTCGATGAGATTCAAAAAGCGGAAATTGAAAGCACTGCTTCTCTTTGTAAAGCCGATTTAGTTACCCAGATGGTATATGAGTTTCCCGAATTGCAAGGGGTGATGGGGGAAAAATATGCGCTCGTCAGTGGAGAGTCGGCGGCGGTAGCCAAGGGAATTTTTGAACATTATTTACCCCGTAATGCTGATGATATTATGCCCCATACCCTCAATGGTCAAGTAGTGGGTATTAGCGATCGCCTCGACACCATTGTTAGTATAATTGGATTGGGTATGATACCATCGGGCTCTAGTGATCCATTTGCCCTCAGAAGATCAGCAAATGGTATTATTAATATTGCATGGCACGGTAATTTACCCATTAATTTAACTCAATTAATAGAACAAGCCTGTAACGATTTCTTAGCAGGACATAATCAAGAATCTCCTCTACAAACTGTCACCGACTTTTTCTTACAACGGATTCAAACTTTACTCCAAGATGAGTTAAATATTGACTATGATTTAGTTAATGCAGTTTTGGGAGAAGGGGACGAAGAATATAAACAAAGGGCTTTAAGCAGTGTTTTAGATGTACGTAATCGCGCTTTATTTTTACAAGAAATTAGGAATAATGGTACTTTGGGCAATATTTACGAAACTGTAAATCGTTCTACAAAGTTGTCTAAAAAAGGAGGTTTAAATACTACAGAATTAGTTCCCGAAAATGTAGTTAATTCCATATTATTTGAGTCTAATTCCGAGGAAGAATTATATAAAGCTCTTGAAAAATTATTACCTATTTCCCAAAAAGCAAAAGCTAATAGTGATTATCATTTGTTAACCAATGCTTTAGTGGAAATTGCTCCTACTATCAGTAACTTTTTTGATGGGGATAACAGTGTTTTGGTAATGGCAGAAGATGAGAGTGTTAAAGAAAATCGTCTCAATCTTTTAGGTTTATTACGCAACCACAGTCGTATTTTAGCTGATTTCGGCGCGATCGTTAAATAA
- the ndk gene encoding nucleoside-diphosphate kinase Ndk encodes MERTFLMIKPDGVQRNLVGEVIKRLENKGFTLVGLKLMAVSQELAEKHYDVHKERPFFGSLVEFIISSPVVAMVWEGEGVVASARKIIGATDPLSAEPGTIRGDYGVNIGRNLIHGSDAIETAQREISLWFKEEELCSWQNTMKPWLSE; translated from the coding sequence ATGGAACGCACTTTTTTAATGATTAAACCCGACGGAGTACAACGCAACCTCGTAGGAGAAGTAATCAAACGTTTAGAAAATAAAGGATTTACCCTGGTTGGCTTAAAACTAATGGCCGTATCTCAAGAATTAGCCGAAAAACATTACGATGTCCATAAAGAGCGCCCCTTCTTTGGTAGTTTAGTCGAATTTATCATTTCTTCCCCCGTGGTTGCCATGGTATGGGAAGGAGAAGGAGTAGTGGCTTCTGCCCGTAAAATTATCGGTGCCACTGATCCTTTAAGTGCTGAACCAGGTACCATTAGAGGAGATTATGGCGTTAATATCGGTAGAAACCTCATCCATGGCTCAGATGCCATTGAAACTGCCCAAAGAGAAATCAGCCTTTGGTTTAAAGAAGAAGAACTTTGCTCTTGGCAAAACACCATGAAACCTTGGCTTTCTGAATAA